From cyanobiont of Ornithocercus magnificus:
AGGGTTTTCGAGCCCAACATTGCTCCCCCCGGATTAGAAGCAAGGCTACTGGCCTGCTGATCAAGTCGTCAACAGCAACGTTGAAACCGCCGCCGTTGTACTGCACCAGAATTCGCAGCCACACCGCAGCACCGCACTGGTCGCCGTCACGCTCAAATACTTTTAGGTTGTCTCTAGAGATATTCTAGGACTCAAATACACCCGCAGAAATTTTAACTAGTAAGAACCCATAAAGGCACTAGACGTTTGCCGTGGCTCCAGATCGGCCACCACCACGGTCTGCTCCTGCAGCTGTATACGATGGGCCAGGTGTACGGCGGCGGTGGACTTCTCTACGCCTTCCTCTTTGGTTTGAGACTGCGACCAGCAAAGTTTGCTTACTGAACTACTGCAGTTAAACATCAGGCTGAGTAGCTTAGGTCAAGAGCGAAAATCAGTTGTTCTCAAAACCTTTGAAAAGAGAGGTTGATATAGCCCCGCCGATCGTAAGCAAGCCAGTTCTAACATTATCGGGAACATTAGAGAAACAAGGAGCGATTAGGCATATCCCAAGAGCAAAACCAGCCACAATAAGCCTTCCTCTACCGTGTGGGATCTCTTCTGGGATCTCACCTTTCTTCCTTCTAGATATATTTATAAATTCAACTTTTTTATTACTTAGAGCATTTGTCAAGCTCTCCTTAAATAGCTTGCCACTAACGGGGAGATTACTCTCCCCGTTTGAATGTTGATTATCTTCTTCTTTATTTTCTAAACCCATTATATTCCAATCACTTCTCGAATCGTTCCATCCGAATCTCGAAGAATCACATTACCTCTAGCCGACTGGGTTTGTTTTGCACTCTTGTAGAGAGCCATGGCACGGCGAAAGATTTCACCGCGAGAAAGGCCAGTTTCTTGTTCAAGATCTTGCATATCTTGCGCAAGGTCCGGGGGCATACGGACATCAAATCGCCTC
This genomic window contains:
- a CDS encoding CopG family transcriptional regulator translates to MEMDHMGPSPMEYLSRPFSQDPPTKMAVSNPTRRFDVRMPPDLAQDMQDLEQETGLSRGEIFRRAMALYKSAKQTQSARGNVILRDSDGTIREVIGI